The nucleotide sequence CGTTGCCCGGGCACGAATTTCCGAGGTGGAGCCGTCGGCAACTATCTTGCCGCGCGACATCAAAACGACTCGGTTGGCGAATGCATCCGCTTCTTCGAGGTAGTGCGTCGCGAACACGATCGTTCGTCCCTGGCGTGCTTCAGCGTGCATGGTGTCCCAGAACTCGCGGCGGGCACGGACGTCCATCCCGGCTGTGGGCTCGTCAAGGATCAGCAATTCTGGGTCCGCGAGCAGCGCCAGACCGAACTTCAGGCGCTGCTGCTGGCCACCGGAACACTTCGCCACCATGTGCCGGGCAACAGTGGTGAGCCCAGCACGGTCGAGGACCTCACCTATTGAGAGTGGCCGGGGCATCAGGGACGCCACCACCTTGAGCGTTTCCTGAACGGTGAGGTCGGCGAGCAGCCCGCCAGTCTGCAGGACCGCTGACACTGCCCCGTCCTCGATTGCGGCGCGGGGTGTTCCCCCGAAGACGCGGACTTCGCCCTGGTCTGCAGCGGCAAACCCCAGCACGAGGTCGAGCGTGGTGGTCTTGCCCGCACCGTTGGGTCCGAGCAGCGCGACGACTTCACCACGCTGGATTGTCAGGTCGATACCCTGAACCGCCCTGACCGGCGTGCCGCTCCGTTGCCGGAAACTCTTGTGCAGGCCGCGTATTTCGATTGCGGGTGATTGGTTGGTCATGCTTCCACATTCGCCGCGGGGGAACTCGCGGCCCCGGATCAGATGTCACGAGTTTGACGTGACAGTTGTCATGCCGGCGTGGCCGGGCGGGAGGCGGCTGATGTTGAATGCGCTGCAGTTACGCTTGGGTCATGGTGGGCGAAGGAACGTTTCGGCTCGGACCAGATTCGGGGCACTTGCTGGTGAAAACCAGCCGCAGCGGCCTCGGCGCCCGGGCTGGGCATGACCTGGTTATCGAAGCGGCCGAGTGGACTGGGACTGCAGTGGTTGGACCGGACGGATCCGCCCGTGTGCACGTCGAGGTGAATGCGGGGTCGCTCACGATTAGGGACGCGCTGGGCGGCCTCAAACCGATGACATCGTCAGATCGCAAAATGACCGAGAAAAACATGGTCAAGGTGCTGCAGCCTGGCAAGTATCCGATGATCACGTTCGTGGCTGACTCTACCGGCCAGACGGGCGATGCTGTGACGGCCCCGGGTGCATTGACACTGGTTGGCAACACGCAGCCATTAACTGTCAGTGGCACCGTGAGTTCCAGTGGACGGCTGCGTGCCTCCGCAACTGTGACGCAGAGCCGTTGGGGAATCACCCCTTTTTCTGCCTTCTTTGGGGCCCTCCGGCTTGCTGACGATGTAGCTGTCGAAGTTGACGCGGAACTCGTTCCCGCACGCTAGTGATGTGACGCTGGACACTATCGGAATGAACCCAACTGGTTGAATGTTCTACTATATGTAGTTGCTTGAGCAATTACTTCTGAACATCGGCACTAAGGAGTTCACCATGACCGCTGCTGTCATCACCGCCCTTCCCGGCCTCACCGCAGGCACCTGGACGATCGACCCCGTCCACTCCGCAGTCACCTTCAGCGTCCGCCATCTCATGGTGAGCAAGGTCCGTGGCGAGTTCACCGAATTCTCAGGCCAGGTCACCATCGAGAACGACGGGTCCGCATCAGTAGCCGCTGACATCGCCGTCGGTTCAGTGACGACCAAAAACAAGCAGCGCGACGAGCACCTGCACAGCACCGACTTCTTCGACGCGGCGAACCACCCCACTGCCACCTTCCGGTCCACCGGCGTACGTTCAGAGGGCAGCGAAGTGTTCGTCGACGGTGAGTTCACGCTCCGTGGAGTCACCAAGCCGGTGACGCTGAGCCTCGAGTTCAACGGCGTCAACCCGGGCATGGGACAGGGCGAGGTTGCGGGCTTCGAAGCCACGACAGTCATCAACCGCAAGGACTTCGGCGTCAACTTCGATGCTCCGCTGGAGAACGGTGGCGCGGTTGTCGGCGACAAAGTGACCATCATTCTCGAGATCGAGGCCATCAAGCAGTAACCCATCGAGCAGTACCCCCTGCCCCGTCGACGCAGGGGGTACTCCGCCGGGACTGCCCCCTGCACCTGTACGGGTAGCATCGCGGGAAACGAATTCCATCGCGATTGAGAGCGGGGTGTTGTCGTGGCTCGATCCGCGGCCGCTTTGGTCAGCTGCGCTGTCCTGATAGCTGGTATTGCCGCGTGCGGCACCGACACCGACGATGAACCTCCCGCTCCCGGCACCGCAGATCCGACTACCGAAGCCGCAGCGGATGGGCAAGCGCCCCCGCCCATCCGGATCCGGGCAGGCGATGTCGATTCCGAACTTGAACCCTGGACATATTGCTGGATCGATCGGTGCGTGGACGGCGAGGAGCCGGAAGACCCACTGAACATCGGAAGCCCGGACAGCGTCACCGTCGATTTCGCCGGCGAGGCAGCGGAATTCGTCGCGAATTTCCGCGAGGCTGGAAGCGATGAGTGCGGCCGAAATTACGAAACTGACCTTCAAGAGAATCCGGACGGCACGTTCACGTTAGAACCGGTGGGACTCGCTGGTGAATACGACGTCCTCCTCGTCGCCCGAGCGCCGGAAGGTGACGCTGCAGTCATGTTCCGCTGGGATACCCCAGAGGACGGCGCAGTGCCTGAACCGCAGGCCGCGCTTGCGATTGCGTCGGAATTCGCCCCCTTGTCGATGTCCTTCCCCGACCTCACGATTACCGATCTGCGTGCGGACCCACAGCAGGCTTCGGTTGAAATCACCATTACCTCTGCTGACGGCGTGACGCAGACCATTGACTCCGATGCGACCCCGACCGGATGCCCAGAAGGGTCATTGCGCTTCTTCACCGAAGAGACCGCCGACCCCCTGGAGGACGGTCAGCCACCGCACCGCTACGAGGTGCGGCTGCAACTCGACGACGAAGTACATGAAGCGACAGCGGAGTGGCCGGCCGATGCCATCGGCGGCGCGCAGCCATACGTGAATCTGGAGTTCACACCCCCGCTGCCGACGGTGCGTTAAGCGTCAGCCACCGGACGGGGTGCGGGCCGCAGTGCTGCCTTAGGATGCAGACCCACTCCGAGCAGCGCCATAGCGCCCCAAGCGAACGCGCCTCCGCCGAGCGAATCGAGGATCGCTACATCCGCGTCACTGCCGGTAAAGAAGCGAAAAACGATTACAGCAAGCAGGGAGCCGCCAGCGTACGGTGCGGCACCTATCAAACGGTCGATCACTTCTTTCACGCGGATATCTTCACCACACACGCCCGCCGAACTCAAACTCTTGTGACAACTGCCACCAACGTGGCGCATTTCTGACAGACTGTTTTCGTGAGTCTCACACATCGCGCCCTGCCAGCCGCCCTTGCCGCCGCCGCCCTCGTGGCACTGCCTAGCACCGCGACCGCGGCACCGGGATCTATGCTCCCCGAGCCATTGCCGCCAGTACCGTCGCTCGACGTCGAACGCTACGGAGGAACGTGGCAGCAAATAGCCGCGATACCGCAGCCCTTCAGCCTGCAATGCGCTCGCGATACTCGGGCAGAGTACGGAATTATCGGGCCTGGTGAGATTTCCGTCCGCAATACCTGCACGACGTGGACCGGCGAGCAGTCCCAGATCGACGGGACGGCACGGGTAACCGATCCCGTGACCAACGCCGCGTTGCGGGTCCGCTTCCCTACGGTGCCATTCGAAATCGCTGAAGAGATTCCCAATTACGTCGTCACCTATGTCGACGACGACTATTCGTTGGCCATCGTGGGCGATCCGGCTCGGACGTCGGGATTCGTTCTCTCGAGGACATCCAGCATTTCGACCGAACAATGGCAGTTAGTGCGCTCAACAATCGAGTCCCGCGGCTGGGATTCCTGCTTCTTCCTTACCTCGCCTACAGCCGGAGGACTTGAGGAGATAAGGCCCCTCTGCACTTTGTAGCAGGGCAAACGAAAAGCGACGGACATCACAATTCATCCCTGGTATGAGCGTCTCTCACAGAACCCGAGACGCTCTATACCAGCGACGATACTGTGTGTATCGTTTTGTCTCAGAAATCGGATTCGTCTGGATGTCGCAACGATGCGACTGTCAACCAGTGCATCCGCATACTGTGAGAGGGCAATTCGACAATGTTTGTCGCACAGCCACCTGACGTCGCCCCCGTAGGCGGTGCAGACGTCCGGGATATTGTGATCGCGCTGATCATCACAGCAGTGGTGTCCGCGCCAGTCGCCTGGTTCATGTTGCGCGAGCGCGCAGGAAAATCGTCGACAATCGGGCGATTCGCCGACTGGCTGGCCGAGCGAGACGGAATGCCTCGCTGGTTCAGTCTGCCTGCGTACCTCACGATCGTCAGCATCCTCGCTGCAGGTTTCGGTGTGTGGTGGGATGTGGCGTTGCATATGCAGGACGGTCGCGACGACGGGGCGTTGTCGAATCCGTCTCATTGGCCGATCTTCTTCGGCATCCTCGGTTTCTTCAGCGCAGGTGTGCTGAGCATCATTCTCGGCCACCGCAGCAAGCTTCCGGCCCGCACTATCCGCATCGCACCTGGCTGGCGCAGCCCCCTCGGCGCGCTCATCATGACCGCGGCGGGGCTCATCGCCCTTACTGGCTTCCCCGCGGACGACCTGTGGCACCGGCTGTTCGGCCCGGACGTCACCGAGTGGGGACCGACTCACATCATGATGATCGGCGGTGCCGTCACCTGCATCCTGGGTGTCGTCCTGCTGCATGCTGAGGCAAAGCAGATTGGCGCTCCGGGCGCTGATTCCAGTTTCGGCAGGCTCCGCGAGGCTGTCATCCTCAGCCTTTGCATCGTCCCCTTCGCGTTCCTTATGGAATTCGACCTCGGCGTGCCGCAGTTCCCCGCGGCGACACAGTTCATAATCGCGGCCTTCCTGACTGGCTGGGTGTTCACCGCAGTCAGAATGCGGTTCGGCCCCGGCGGCGCTATCTTCGCGTGGGCCGTCTACATCGTCGCGCACCTTTTCCTGATGGTCACGGTTGCGGTACTCCCGGGCGTGCTCATCGCGGGATTCCTGCTCTTCCTCCCGGCTGCGCTGATCATCGAACTGGTGGCGGCCGTCATCGACCCGGCTAACAAGGTGCGCTTCGGCGTGGTTGCAGGCCTGCTCGTGGGCTCGCTCGGAATGTTCGCGGAATGGGGCTGGAGCCACCTCTTCATGCCGCTGCCACAGCCGCTGCCCGCGTCCGCGCTGCCGTTCATGCTGACCGTCGGAACCATTGCCGGTGTCGGCGGCGGTCTTCTTGCAGCGTGGCATACGCAGAAGCTCGATCTTGTTGAAGCTCGCAGCTCCTTCACACGGGAGGACGCGGAGAAGGTCATCGGCCTCTCGCCACGTACACCGGCGTTCTGGAAGGCTCACACAGCTGGACTTGTCGGCATTCTGACGTTCATCGGTCTGATGGCGGTTTACGCACCTCCGACGGATCGCCAGGGTGTCGAAGCGACCGCCAGCTTCACCGACGTCACCTACTTCAACGAGCAGGGCGAACCTTTGCCTGTGAACACAGGGGACACGGAGTGTGATGGTGAACGACGTTGTGAAGCCATCATGACGGTGCAGTTCAGCAATCCGGCCGATGTTCAGGACGCTATCTGGCTGTATGCCCTCGGCTGGCAGGGCCGTGAAGACCGTAGCGCTCCGAACATCCCGCGTGACCCTCAGGCCGGGGGCGCTGAAGGTGTCGTCCGTGTCCCGATGGTGGAGACAGGGAATCCTGGTGAGTTCCAGTCGGAACGTCCACTGCCTATGTACGGCTCATGGAAGACGCTAATTCGAGTCCACCTGCCACCGACCGTTCACATCGCGTACCCGGTGTACGCCCCGGACGACCCTGAGATCCTCAGCGACAAGGGCCGCCAGGTGACCACCGCAGCAGGCGAAACCAAGGAACTCATCACCGAACACGAGTTCTTGCAGCGCGAAGTCAGCGACGATGTTCCAGCCTGGCTATGGACGGTCGCGTACGCCATCGTCCAGATCTTCTGGTACGGACTGATCGCGTTCTACGGTTGGTGCTATGCAACAGCAGCGCATGGCAAGAACAAGCGTCCCGATGACGCGAAGTCAAAGCCACAACCAGCCACCGCATAACGGCACACTGAACGTGAAGTGAGCGGGTCCGAGGGAACTCCTCTGGCCCGCTCACTGGGCGTTAGGTGGCAGGAAAGCCGAGTGCGGTGACGGCGAGCAGGGGTTCGCTGATGGGGTCGACTCCGAGTATCTGTTCGATGACAGAGTCACAGAGAGCCGTGGCCGTTACAGAGCCCAGTCCCATGGCAGTCGCCGTCAACAGCACGGTCTGGCTGATGTGGCCTGCCTCGAGCAGAATGTCACGGTAAGCACGCCGGGACTCGAAACGCCACCGTGTCCGTTGCAGGACAGCCGTGTAGATCAGCAATACCGGCGCCTCAGCAAGCCACGGCTGGTCTCCCACTGCGCGGCGCAAGGTCGCGGGCCGTGCTGCGGGCCGGATGCGTTCAAGGCCGCCACGCGCTGAAGCGTAGTGGTAGACGGCGGGCTGTAGCCCGTGAACACGGTTGACGTGGACGTAAAGTTCAATGGGACTCCGCGCCCCCGCGGAAGGACTAGTTTTGCGCACGACTGAACCGGTTTCCTCATTATCGATGACGTCGATCGGCCCGGCCGCGATATCGACCAGTGTCCCGAGTGTGTCGAGAGGAATCGCGGCCCGGCTGTAGTGACGCACCGACCGCCGCGAAAACAACGCGTCGACCAGTGCGGGGCGCGGCCAGCGCGAAAGGTCGTGAACCTCCGGAGCGGTCACTGTGATCGGCCGCTCGGGAAAGGTTTTGACTGGCGACGGTGGTGGCTCGATTTTTGCTTTGTCGGCGAATGCCATGTGGTCCGATGCGGGGTCTAGGTACGTCACCGTCTCATCGGTCCGCGACGCGAAATGGTGGTACCGAGTCCCGGCTCCCCACGAGCCCCATTCGTCGAGGAGACGAGTTTCCTCGTAGTGCTCCGCGGACCCTTCCCGAATGAGCACCTTCTCGTCGATTAACCGGTCTGCGATCGCGCGCTGAATCTCGCCTGGCGCGCCGATAGTCGAAAGAATCCGCCATGACGAAAACCACCGCAAAATGCTTTCGCTTTCTGCGGTGAGGGCAAACTGTCGATGATGAAGGTAATCGTCCCAGATAAGGTCGCCGCCCTTCCAGAACATGGCGGCATATTCAGCAACCTTCACCCGCTCCATCCGATTGCCTCCCGAACTCCTATCACTGATCACTGCATGTGATAGTACGGGCGACCGGACGGCGCCGGCGGCGCGTTAGCTGAGGGGTCGCGGACGCGACTCGATGTAGTCGCTCTTATGCGCACGGAACGCCGCTGCTTCCACTGAGAATGCGGCCAGCACAACGTCATCTGCTGCGACTGAGTCAAACAGCCCGCGTGCCATTTCGTCGATGTTCATGTTCTGCGTTGTCCTTCCCCGCGTCACCGAGCGGATCCAGGCATCACCCTGGCTCACACGCTCAGACTCTCTGCCATATACATCGCTGGCGAGCCGAAGTTGTTACACCCCTGCTGAGAGTATTTTTCAAGCGGTGTGAAATAAGACGGTTCTGATCATACTCCGGACAGGCGAGTGCTTCACCCCACGTTTTTTCACGCATTTCGGACGGCAAATGAGATCATGTGCTCGATACAGTTGGACAAACGCAGAACACCCTAGGAGTCAACGATGTCTTCCTCGGCTCTAGTGTCGCGCCGTCCGCTCGCGGGCTTCGCCACCGCTGCCGCGCTCGCACTAGCACTCACCGGGTGCGGCGACGAGAGCGCAGCACCCGGACCGTACGGCGGGGCTCGTGAAGGCACAACCGCTGCCGAGTCCACTGACGATGCGGAGGACGTGGCTGACACGGACGTATTCAGCTTCGTGGCGGAAGACGGTCGCCGGGTCGACGGTGACGCCCGGATCACTACTGAAGTTGGCCGCACCGTGGTTATCGAGGTCACGTCAAACACCGCCGAAGAGCTCCACGTCCACGGTTACGACCTTTACGCCGACATCCAGTCCGGCGAGGCGGCACGGCTCGAGTTCACCGCGGACCTGCCCGGAATCTTCGAGGTTGAACTGCACAACGCGAACGCTGTGCTGACGCAGCTGCGGGTGGACGGGTGATCCTTGCGCACGGGCTGCACGGTCGCTCCGACCTGCCCGTCCCGCTCTGGCTTGCGCTCTACACGGGCGCGGCAGCAGTGCTGGTGTCGTTCGTGGTGCTGGCCTTCATGTGGACCAAGCCGCGACTCGCCGGAGCCGATGCTGGCCGCCCTCTACCGGCGCTCGTAGAGCGCTTCGTCGACAGCCGCGCACTTCGTTTCGGGCTCCAGGCGGCGGGGTTAGTGTTCTTCGTGCTGCTGCTCGCGGCAGCCTGGGCTGGTACGAACAGCTCGTTCACCAACCCGGCGAGCACGTGGTTCTATGTGTGGTTCTGGCTTGGTGTCATTGCGTTATCGCTTGTCTTCGGGCGAATCTACCGGGTCGCGAATCCGCTGCGGATCCTCGCTCGGGGGCTTGCGCCGTTGCTCTACCGGCCGGGGCGCGAGGCATCGCTCGATAAACTCGCCTTCTGGCCAGCGATCGCTGGGCTCGCTGGATTTCTCTGGCTCGAACTCGTGTACCCCGCGTCAGATTCTCCCCGTGCGATCGCCGTTTTCGTCACGCTCTACGCACTGACGATGGCTGTTGCTGGCGCCTACTACGGCCCGAAGTGGTTCGAACGTGGCGACGGGTTCGAGGTCTACTTCACGCTTATTGCGCGGCTGAGTCCCTTCGGTCGGCGGAACGACGGCCGGATAGTGGTCCGCAGCCCCCTCAATGGACTACTTGACGGGCCATCCCACGGCCTCACCCCGGTCCTGTTGCTGATTCTCGGCTCGACGACGTTCGATGGCGTCACTCGCATCCCGATGTGGCCGGACTTCGTGGATCCCTTGACTCCGTTCTGGACAGCGGTTGCCGGAACTATTGCGCTTGCCGCGACCGTCGGTTTCCTCTCCGCGATGTATGTGGGAGCGATGTGGCTGACACGGCCGTATCTGCGAAAGCCCCGCCGCGGTGAGCCGCCCGTCGACCTGTATGGCGCCTTCGCTCATTCCCTCATTCCGCTTGCGCTGGGCTATACGATCGCGCATTACTTTTCTTTCGCGATCTTTCAGGGCCAGGCCGGTTTCCTGCTCGCTACCGATCCCTTCGGGCAGGGATGGGACCTGTTTGGCACGGCCGGAACCGGCATCAACTACGCAGTGCTCTCCACGGGCCTGATTGCCCTCGTGCAGGTCGGCGCCATCATCGTGGGGCACATCGTCGCCGTCGTCTCGGCCCACGATCGCGCACTGCAGATCATCCGGCCCGATTACAAGAAAACTGGACAATACCCCGCGCTCGCGCTCATGGTGGGTTATACGGTGATTGGAATCGTGCTGGTGTCCAGTGTCTGAGGTTGAGATCGTCCTCATGCATCA is from Hoyosella subflava DQS3-9A1 and encodes:
- a CDS encoding YceI family protein; this translates as MTAAVITALPGLTAGTWTIDPVHSAVTFSVRHLMVSKVRGEFTEFSGQVTIENDGSASVAADIAVGSVTTKNKQRDEHLHSTDFFDAANHPTATFRSTGVRSEGSEVFVDGEFTLRGVTKPVTLSLEFNGVNPGMGQGEVAGFEATTVINRKDFGVNFDAPLENGGAVVGDKVTIILEIEAIKQ
- a CDS encoding SagB family peptide dehydrogenase, with amino-acid sequence MERVKVAEYAAMFWKGGDLIWDDYLHHRQFALTAESESILRWFSSWRILSTIGAPGEIQRAIADRLIDEKVLIREGSAEHYEETRLLDEWGSWGAGTRYHHFASRTDETVTYLDPASDHMAFADKAKIEPPPSPVKTFPERPITVTAPEVHDLSRWPRPALVDALFSRRSVRHYSRAAIPLDTLGTLVDIAAGPIDVIDNEETGSVVRKTSPSAGARSPIELYVHVNRVHGLQPAVYHYASARGGLERIRPAARPATLRRAVGDQPWLAEAPVLLIYTAVLQRTRWRFESRRAYRDILLEAGHISQTVLLTATAMGLGSVTATALCDSVIEQILGVDPISEPLLAVTALGFPAT
- a CDS encoding lipocalin family protein; its protein translation is MLPEPLPPVPSLDVERYGGTWQQIAAIPQPFSLQCARDTRAEYGIIGPGEISVRNTCTTWTGEQSQIDGTARVTDPVTNAALRVRFPTVPFEIAEEIPNYVVTYVDDDYSLAIVGDPARTSGFVLSRTSSISTEQWQLVRSTIESRGWDSCFFLTSPTAGGLEEIRPLCTL
- a CDS encoding cupredoxin domain-containing protein → MSSSALVSRRPLAGFATAAALALALTGCGDESAAPGPYGGAREGTTAAESTDDAEDVADTDVFSFVAEDGRRVDGDARITTEVGRTVVIEVTSNTAEELHVHGYDLYADIQSGEAARLEFTADLPGIFEVELHNANAVLTQLRVDG
- a CDS encoding ECF transporter S component family protein, whose translation is MFVAQPPDVAPVGGADVRDIVIALIITAVVSAPVAWFMLRERAGKSSTIGRFADWLAERDGMPRWFSLPAYLTIVSILAAGFGVWWDVALHMQDGRDDGALSNPSHWPIFFGILGFFSAGVLSIILGHRSKLPARTIRIAPGWRSPLGALIMTAAGLIALTGFPADDLWHRLFGPDVTEWGPTHIMMIGGAVTCILGVVLLHAEAKQIGAPGADSSFGRLREAVILSLCIVPFAFLMEFDLGVPQFPAATQFIIAAFLTGWVFTAVRMRFGPGGAIFAWAVYIVAHLFLMVTVAVLPGVLIAGFLLFLPAALIIELVAAVIDPANKVRFGVVAGLLVGSLGMFAEWGWSHLFMPLPQPLPASALPFMLTVGTIAGVGGGLLAAWHTQKLDLVEARSSFTREDAEKVIGLSPRTPAFWKAHTAGLVGILTFIGLMAVYAPPTDRQGVEATASFTDVTYFNEQGEPLPVNTGDTECDGERRCEAIMTVQFSNPADVQDAIWLYALGWQGREDRSAPNIPRDPQAGGAEGVVRVPMVETGNPGEFQSERPLPMYGSWKTLIRVHLPPTVHIAYPVYAPDDPEILSDKGRQVTTAAGETKELITEHEFLQREVSDDVPAWLWTVAYAIVQIFWYGLIAFYGWCYATAAHGKNKRPDDAKSKPQPATA
- a CDS encoding ABC transporter ATP-binding protein, with translation MTNQSPAIEIRGLHKSFRQRSGTPVRAVQGIDLTIQRGEVVALLGPNGAGKTTTLDLVLGFAAADQGEVRVFGGTPRAAIEDGAVSAVLQTGGLLADLTVQETLKVVASLMPRPLSIGEVLDRAGLTTVARHMVAKCSGGQQQRLKFGLALLADPELLILDEPTAGMDVRARREFWDTMHAEARQGRTIVFATHYLEEADAFANRVVLMSRGKIVADGSTSEIRARATGRTVSARVSTETAESVRESVLAIDGVQDVTVRGGRMSIACRDSDSVAKYLFDRALGYDLEITSANLEEAFITLTADSLDDRKGVSA
- a CDS encoding YceI family protein — protein: MVGEGTFRLGPDSGHLLVKTSRSGLGARAGHDLVIEAAEWTGTAVVGPDGSARVHVEVNAGSLTIRDALGGLKPMTSSDRKMTEKNMVKVLQPGKYPMITFVADSTGQTGDAVTAPGALTLVGNTQPLTVSGTVSSSGRLRASATVTQSRWGITPFSAFFGALRLADDVAVEVDAELVPAR